Genomic segment of Parageobacillus genomosp. 1:
AGAACAAAAGATGCCCAAGCCAAAAACGTAAATGCCTGTGTGTTGCGGCGGCGGTAATTCATGACTCCATCTCCTCTCCCATACAGCCTTTTTATCTTTTATTTACAATAATGTCCTAGATTACTAATATTATTCGCTCTAACTCTTGTAACCGTCAAGTAAAATTTAACAATTTTTGCTTATTAATTTTGAATAATTTCATCACCGGAAATCGGAATTTTTTTCTTGATGCTAATATTACAACCGCTAATTCCGCATCTTTATCCCCATCTAAGTCTGCCAATAATATTACAGGTGGTTTATTCGGTTTTATCAGTCTCAGAAGCTCTGACATAGGAGGTAAAAAACTCTTAATAACATCAAAGACATGCACAAACACATTATATGTAAATACTGCATGTACACATTCCATGTAACCAAACGTCCGCAATGGATTTTTGGAATAGAAAACGCACCGAGAGAAGAAGGATTGCATTTAGTGAAATTTTGTTAAAAAATGTTACAATAAAAGTTTGCATTTCCATTTTTTAACATATAACCTTTTTTAAATAATAAAGGACAATCATACAAGCTTTTCAAAAAAAATCCCATAGGATAAATAACAGAATATAAGAAGGGATGATGATACTTTGAACGTAGAAGGAAAACATATCATCATTGATGCATTTGAGTGTGATTCGTCTCTTTTAAATAACAGGACATATTTAGAACAATTGCTTACAAAAGCGGCACAAAATGCAGGCATGGAGGTTTTATATTCTTATTTTTACCAATTCATCCCACAAGGAATAACAGGAATGCTTATTTTATCCACTTCGCATATATCCATTCATACATGGCCTGAGGAAGGATATGCATCGTTAGATTTTTATACGTGTGGGGAGCAAGACCCTATAGATCAAGTTGAATCTCTGTTAAAAGGAATTTCTTCAAAAAGAGCGATGATTTACTCCATTTCCCGCGGAGCGGCACAACCTCAACGAATTTTGCATAAAGAAATGGCACCTTTTGATTCTTCGAAAGGAGATGATAGCTTCACATGAACTTAAGAAAACAAAAGACAAAACCTTGGTTTTCTCCGGAATATAACCGCCTGTCACATTCCTCTTCCGCTTCTTTAACACCGCGAGTAGACAGTAGTAATGGGATTGTTCGCGGAGACAAATGGGACCAAATCGGATTGCAAGAGCTTTTAAACGTCAAGCATAGAAGCTTATTTAAAGAAAAAAGTGCGTTTCAAAACATCCAGATTATTGAAGCAACCGATTTAAGAATGTATTTAGACCAGCAACTGCAGTTTAGTTCCTTAGATGAACGAATTTACCATGAAGCGCTTGTACACCCCGCCTTTACTCTTACTTCCAATCATGAACGAGTGCTTATTTTAGGCGGGGGTGACGGTCTGGCGTTAAGAGAAGTGCTCAAATACGACGATGTGAAACATGTTGACCTTGTTGATTTAGACCCGTTAGTATTAGATGCTGCTAAGAATGTCAGAAGCTTAGCAGCCCTTAATCAATACTCGCTCTTTGATTCCCGTGTAACCGTTCATCCTCAAGATGCCGTAGACTTTCTCGCTTCCAATCGTTCTCCTTATCATATCATTATCGTCGATTTTCCTGATCCAACAGATAAAACGATTAGCGATCTTTATACAACCGAATTTTACTCCCTCCTAAAACGTTCTCTTGCTGATGACGGAGTGTTTGTTTGTCAATCCAATTCCCCTGAAGATACGCCAATTGTCTTTTGGAGCATCGGAAAAACGATTGAAAGCGCAGGATTTGAAACGCTTAGCTACCACACTATTATTCCGTCTTTTGGAGATTGGGGTTTTCATATAGGGGCAAAAAAACCTATCTCGTGGGGGAACAAGCGCGTGCAAGTACCGTGCCGCACTTTGCCTGCTAATCTTAAAAAATTGTCCTATTTCCCACGTAAAATTTTGGCGAGAAAAGACCTGGCTATCGTGAATTCAAAGAGAAACTCCGTATTGCACAAGATATTTAGAAAGGAAAATTTATACTTGTGAGTAAAATATTCAAAAAAGAGGTTGGCCAAAAAAGGAGTTGTTTTTGGCCAACTTTTTTTGTTCCTCTAACGGAAGATCGAGAAAAAAGTTGTTTAAAAACCTTCTGCTATTTAACTGCTTCTCGTCGTCAACGCTCGTTTGACGCATAAAGCGTTTACTTTAAAATTATCAGCTCTACAGGACCATGATCATCACAATGTCCATTATGTACGTGATGCAGACGTCCATTTACAAGATAGTCATAATGGTCACCATGGGGTACCATTTCATGGCCACAGTCTTCATCATGGTTACAGCCGCAATCAATTGGTTGGCAAATATCAGGATTGGTTTCACTAACTTCGATTTTACATTCATCCCAATGGCCTTGATGCTCATGGTGTAAATGACCATTATGAAGATAATCGATATGATTGCCATGACGAATTTTGGTATGGCCACATGCGATGCTATGTTGATGTTGATGATTCTCATGAGATTTGTGTTCCATATAAATGACTGCTTTGAGTGTTTCATTTGGTTTGTTATATAGCGCACCTTTAGTATGTTTCTGATCACGTTTTTTAAACATGCAAATTCTGTATTCGACTACATCACCTGTTAAAATTACGTTTCGTAAATCTGATTATTTAGAACATAGTTTTATTTTAAAATTACAAAAAGGTAGTGAATGGCAGCATTTATCTCCCTGTTTTATTCAACTAGTGATTTTTAACTTTTTTCAGTGTTTAAAGAAAATTTCTGAAATTTTGTGGTGAAAAGCAAGATGATAGCTTAAGAGTGTGATTTGACGATGAAAGAAAAGCAACACCGAAATGATGGCGTTGCTTTCAAATACGTTGGCTTTTGTTCAGGCCTTGTTAAGAATGATATCCTTATCAAAATCCCTTAATATTTAGCGAGTACTTCAGTCTCATTTATACGTTCGCGTTCAATGTATGCATATTTTCCATAGGCAGGCTTTTCCGTAAGCTTTTTAAGCGGGATGATCTCTGTTTGTTGAATATCCATCTCAAAACCTAATTTTTCACTTAATTCATGTTTAATAGTAGAAATGATGTTTTCTCCCGCTGGCTCAATGAACTGGCATAGAAATTGTACTCGATCACCTGAAGTTTTTATTTTCCACATAAACGGAACCTTACTAAGTGTATAAACAGCTTCCTGCAATTCATAAAAACTTACCGACTTGTTTTGATATTCTATTACATCTTCTTTTCGACCATAGTGAATCATAATTGGCTCCGTTTTTTTACAATTACATTGTGCCCCATCAATCAATTTAATGATATCTTGATTCGCATATCGCAAAAGCGGCATTCCTTCCCTCGCGGAAGAAATCACGCAATTCCCTTTTATTCCATTTTCAACAGGAATCCCCCACTCATCTACTACTTCGATCTTTACATTTGGGTGGTCAATATGGTAATGCCCATTTTCGCATGTCATAAATAATCCACCCGTCTCAGTGCTTCCAAACAACAAGTGAACCGGAACTCCCCACATTTTTTCAATGTATTTTTTTCTTGCCGGTGAAACGAGCTCGCCTGCTAAAAGCAATGCCCGCAACCCTTTGGTAGGAAAACGAACTCCCATTTGCATACTGACATGGTATAACTTCTCAGCTTCGGATGGAAGCAGTGTCAAAATCGTAGGGTGCGTTCGTTCCATTATTTCTACAACCCGTCTATCAGGAGTCACCATGCTTGCTTTATCAACACCGATATGAACCGCTCCGACCTTTTGTGCTGCCCAATACACAATAAAAGCAGGAATTGCCATCGCAAAAGGGAACCGATTTAAGACAATATCATGTTCATTTAAATTCAAAGAAGATTGAAGAACTACCTGAGCTTCCTGTTCGATATCTTTATGACTGAACCAACTTGGAGTCGGCGTACCAGTTGTTCCGCTTGTCTCATGATAAGTCGCAACCTGATGTAAGGGCACACCTAGTACATCATATGTATCTGCATTTCTAAGATCATCTTTCGTTGTAAAAGGAATACTGTTCCAGTCTTCCAGATTAATATTTTTTAACTTTTTTTGGTATAGCTTGGACCGCATTGCAGCCTCAATGAACCGTTGATTTTGCATAAGTATTCTCCTCCTGTTGATTTGCATTATTTACTTTTTGATGCAAATGATGAGCGGAAGAAAGGATCGCATTGGCTGCTGTGATTAATTCATCAAACAGTTCATTCATATTTTGTATTTTTTCTACTCCGCCTTTTTGAACATTTTTGGTAAACTCTGTAATCTTTCTAATTTCGTCAGAGCTTGCTGAAAGTTGCTGAACAGCAGCTGAAACCTCTATGATTTGTTGCAAAACATTGTCCATGTCTGATTGGATCACTTCAAAAGCGCGTTTTGCGTCATTTACGATACGAATACCATTTGTCACTTCTGCTTTTCCTTCGTTCATATATTCCACGGATTTTGAAATATTTTCTTGGATGGAAGAAACAATTTCGCTAATTTGATTCGTTGATGCAGTCGCCTCTTCAGACAGTTTTCTTACTTCATCGGCAACTACCGCAAAACCTCTCCCATGCTCTCCGGCTCGAGCTGCTTCAATCGCTGCGTTTAACGCCAATAAGTTGGTTTGATTTGAAATTTCCGTAATGGTATTGACTATATTTCCAATCTCCCGAGAATGCTTAGACAAATCAGTAATCACTTGTGAAAGATTTTCCACTTTTTGATGAATCGATTCCATTTGACCAATTACCGTTTCAATTGCCTTAAATCCGTCCGCAACAGCCTGTAAGGTTGTCGTTGACGTATTGGATACGTTTTGGGCATTTGAGGCGATTTGCTGGATGCCAGATGAAATATCCATCATGGCTTCGGTGCTTCTTTCTACATTTTCGGATTGAATGTTAGCTCCTTTCAAAATATCCGTCGCTACTTTGGATATATTTTCCATATTCTCGCAAAGTGTTTGCAGAGAATCTTTTAATTCTTCGGCATCATGTTCAAGGCTTTGGAAGAAAACCATCACTTCATCTTTCTCATTAGATAAAGCTTGTTCTTCTTCACTAATTTGCTTTGATTCAACTGAAAACTTTCGATTAAAAAGAACAGCAGTAACTAAAACAGAAATAAAAGAAGATAAGATAGCAGATCCAATCAACCAATGAAAAGAATGTTTTACGAAATAAAGCAATAAAAGAACAGTAGGTAATAAAAACGAAATACTTAAAAGCCCATTCATTTTAATCTTCACACTCATGCAATTACTCCCTTTCTGTTTTTTAGTAAACGTATCGTTATATGCCTAAAAGTGAAACTTTTCCCCAAATATTTTTTATCTTCCAAGTTGTACAAAATCAGGACTTTGAAACCTCCTAAACTAAAAGGTCTTTCACCATAAGAAAATCCATCCTTTGTAAAACAAAAAATCCCTCACATAAACATGAAGGGATATAAGCCTACTGGCTGGCATGGCCTACATTGCCTTTAAACTTTGTAAACTTCCGTCACTCCGTTTCGAAAATGGTATGTTTAATATTTTTTCATACTTAATATCGGACTTAGGAATTATATTTATATAGGAAAAACATCCTATTTTTGACACTACCTGTTCATATATGATAAATAAAAGAGCTGAATTAGTCATAACCCAGCTCTTTTATTCTTTATATAAAAGTATAAGAACCAAACTGCATGGTTTTGTTCATCTGCTGCTGCACGACGAAAAACTTCTTTTATATATGGATTATTCGTCTCCTCAGCAATATCTAGGTAAAAATCAACAGTTTCTTGTTCATCTTCCAAGGCATATTCTAATCCCTTAATGTAGGTATTAGGACATTCCTCAGTAACTTTTACATTAGGCTGCATACCTGTCAGACTTACATATATTCGTGTAAATCGTTGATAGTGTTTCATTTCATCATCACGAATTTCAAGAATTTGAACCCTTTCCTTATCCGTAGGAGCCATTTTTGCTAATTTGGCATAACATTGAATGGCGCTATATTGTCCATTTATTGCCTTTTCAATGTCACGTATTAATTTGTCTGACTGTCTGTTAAGGTTAGTGTAGTTGTAAAAATATGGATACATTATAGATCCCTCCCAGTTTTTGTTTATCTTCATATTATGATGAATATAACATTGGGTGCATGTTTTACGGTCCCTTTCCTTTTCCCCTCGGCTATCCATTTTGTCAAATTAGCATTTCTTAAGCGGAGCTCTTTATATAAAGCCTTGAAAAAAATACCTTATAATAGAATATAATCCCAAATATAGTAAACAAAACTTTGGAAAATGCACTGATTACTATTTAGATGGAGGTGTCATAATGAGCATCGGGCAGGAATACTTAAAGGTCGTAAGAAAACAGTTTTTGGAGATGAAAATGACAGCGGAACGCGCTATGGAACAATTGTCCGACGATGAACTTTTTTATCGTTTGAACGAAGAATCCAATAGTATTGCCATCATTGTCAAACATATGAGCGGCAATATGATTTCCCGCTGGACTGACTTTTTCCATTCAGACGGAGAAAAACCGAATCGCCACCGCGATGCGGAATTCATCAACGATTGGAGCACT
This window contains:
- the speD gene encoding adenosylmethionine decarboxylase is translated as MNVEGKHIIIDAFECDSSLLNNRTYLEQLLTKAAQNAGMEVLYSYFYQFIPQGITGMLILSTSHISIHTWPEEGYASLDFYTCGEQDPIDQVESLLKGISSKRAMIYSISRGAAQPQRILHKEMAPFDSSKGDDSFT
- a CDS encoding phenylacetate--CoA ligase family protein, yielding MQNQRFIEAAMRSKLYQKKLKNINLEDWNSIPFTTKDDLRNADTYDVLGVPLHQVATYHETSGTTGTPTPSWFSHKDIEQEAQVVLQSSLNLNEHDIVLNRFPFAMAIPAFIVYWAAQKVGAVHIGVDKASMVTPDRRVVEIMERTHPTILTLLPSEAEKLYHVSMQMGVRFPTKGLRALLLAGELVSPARKKYIEKMWGVPVHLLFGSTETGGLFMTCENGHYHIDHPNVKIEVVDEWGIPVENGIKGNCVISSAREGMPLLRYANQDIIKLIDGAQCNCKKTEPIMIHYGRKEDVIEYQNKSVSFYELQEAVYTLSKVPFMWKIKTSGDRVQFLCQFIEPAGENIISTIKHELSEKLGFEMDIQQTEIIPLKKLTEKPAYGKYAYIERERINETEVLAKY
- a CDS encoding methyl-accepting chemotaxis protein; this encodes MSVKIKMNGLLSISFLLPTVLLLLYFVKHSFHWLIGSAILSSFISVLVTAVLFNRKFSVESKQISEEEQALSNEKDEVMVFFQSLEHDAEELKDSLQTLCENMENISKVATDILKGANIQSENVERSTEAMMDISSGIQQIASNAQNVSNTSTTTLQAVADGFKAIETVIGQMESIHQKVENLSQVITDLSKHSREIGNIVNTITEISNQTNLLALNAAIEAARAGEHGRGFAVVADEVRKLSEEATASTNQISEIVSSIQENISKSVEYMNEGKAEVTNGIRIVNDAKRAFEVIQSDMDNVLQQIIEVSAAVQQLSASSDEIRKITEFTKNVQKGGVEKIQNMNELFDELITAANAILSSAHHLHQKVNNANQQEENTYAKSTVH
- a CDS encoding ferritin-like domain-containing protein encodes the protein MYPYFYNYTNLNRQSDKLIRDIEKAINGQYSAIQCYAKLAKMAPTDKERVQILEIRDDEMKHYQRFTRIYVSLTGMQPNVKVTEECPNTYIKGLEYALEDEQETVDFYLDIAEETNNPYIKEVFRRAAADEQNHAVWFLYFYIKNKRAGL
- a CDS encoding DUF1572 domain-containing protein, producing MSIGQEYLKVVRKQFLEMKMTAERAMEQLSDDELFYRLNEESNSIAIIVKHMSGNMISRWTDFFHSDGEKPNRHRDAEFINDWSTREEVLACWEKGWSTFFTTLNEITENDLLKTVTIRNEPHSVIQAIERQMYHYSYHVGQIVYIAKQIKSTGWKTLTIPRNK